A part of Streptomyces sp. NBC_01235 genomic DNA contains:
- a CDS encoding acetate kinase, with amino-acid sequence MTGTRVLVLNSGSSSVKYQLLDMRDSSRLASGLVERIGEQSSRLRHTPLATGGESREWSGPIADHDAALKAVAEELAKDGLGLDSPELAAIGHRVVHGGKHFTEPTVIDEAVLAEIERLIPVAPLHNPANLTGIRTATALRPDLPQVAVFDTAFHTTMPEAAARYAIDVETADTHRVRRYGFHGTSHAYVSRATAKLLGKTPEEVNVIVLHLGNGASASAVERGRCVDTSMGLTPLEGLVMGTRSGDVDPAVIFHLARVGGMSIDEIDTLLNKKSGLIGLCGDNDMREIRRRIDEGDERAKLAFDIYIHRLKKYIGAYYAVLGSVDAVAFTAGVGENAAPVREAAVAGLESLGLAVDGALNAVRGDEPRLISPVGARVAVAVVPTDEELEIATQTYALVRRY; translated from the coding sequence GTGACTGGCACCCGCGTCCTCGTCCTCAACTCCGGCTCCTCGTCGGTGAAGTACCAACTGCTCGACATGCGGGACAGCAGCCGACTGGCGAGCGGCCTCGTCGAGCGCATCGGTGAGCAGTCCTCCCGGCTCAGGCACACGCCCCTCGCGACCGGCGGCGAGAGCCGTGAGTGGAGCGGGCCGATCGCCGACCACGACGCCGCGCTGAAGGCCGTCGCGGAGGAGCTGGCGAAGGACGGGCTGGGGCTCGACTCCCCCGAGCTCGCCGCCATCGGTCACCGCGTGGTGCACGGCGGCAAGCACTTCACCGAGCCGACGGTGATCGACGAGGCCGTCCTCGCCGAGATCGAGCGGCTGATCCCCGTCGCGCCGCTGCACAACCCGGCCAACCTCACCGGCATCCGCACCGCGACGGCGCTGCGGCCCGACCTGCCCCAGGTCGCCGTGTTCGACACCGCCTTCCACACGACGATGCCGGAGGCGGCGGCCCGCTACGCGATCGACGTCGAGACCGCCGACACGCACCGCGTGCGGCGCTACGGCTTCCACGGGACCTCGCACGCGTACGTCTCCCGTGCGACGGCGAAGCTGCTCGGGAAGACCCCCGAAGAGGTGAACGTCATCGTGCTGCACCTCGGCAACGGGGCGTCCGCGTCGGCGGTCGAGAGGGGCCGGTGCGTGGACACCTCCATGGGGCTCACCCCGCTCGAAGGCCTCGTCATGGGCACCCGCTCCGGGGACGTCGATCCGGCCGTCATCTTCCATTTGGCGCGTGTTGGGGGAATGTCCATCGACGAAATCGACACTCTTCTCAACAAGAAGAGCGGTCTGATCGGGCTGTGCGGTGACAACGACATGCGGGAGATCCGTCGCCGGATCGACGAGGGCGACGAGCGGGCGAAGCTCGCCTTCGACATCTACATTCACCGGTTGAAGAAGTACATCGGCGCCTATTACGCGGTACTCGGCAGCGTCGACGCGGTCGCGTTCACCGCCGGGGTCGGGGAGAACGCGGCGCCGGTGCGGGAGGCGGCCGTCGCGGGCCTGGAGTCGCTGGGGCTGGCGGTGGACGGCGCGCTGAACGCCGTACGCGGCGACGAGCCGCGGCTGATCTCGCCCGTCGGCGCGCGGGTGGCGGTCGCCGTGGTGCCGACGGACGAGGAACTGGAGATCGCCACGCAGACCTACGCACTGGTGAGGCGGTATTGA
- the pta gene encoding phosphate acetyltransferase, with protein MTRSVYVTGIDRGDGRQVVELGIMELLTRQVDRVGVFRPLVHDGPDRLFELLRARYRLAQDPATVYGMDYHEASALQAEQGADELVSTLVDRFHRVARDYDVVLVLGTDYADTQFPDELALNARLANEFGASVIPVVGGRKQTAESVLAETRNAFRAYKGLGCDILAMIANRVDREDRDEIASHLANRLPVPCYVLPDEPALSAPTVAQISHALGAKVVLGDDSGLARDALGFVFGGAMLPNFLAALTPGALVVTPGDRADLVIGALAAHSAGTPPIAGVLLTLNEVPTDEILTLAARLAPGTPVVSVPGNSFPTAEQLFSMEGKLNAATPRKAETALGLFERHVDTGELLKRVSAPSTDRVTPMMFEHKLLEQARSDKRRVVLPEGSEERVLHAAEVLLRRGVCDLTLLGPVDQIRKKAADLGIDLGDCQLIDPATSELRDSFAEKYAGFRAHKGVTVELAYDVVSDVNYFGTLMVQEGLADGMVSGSVHSTAATIRPAFEIIKTKPDAGIVSSVFFMCLADKVLVYGDCAVNPDPNAEQLADIAIQSAATAAQFGVEPRIAMLSYSTGTSGSGADVDKVREATEQVRARRPDLKIEGPIQYDAAVEPTVAATKLPGSEVAGQASVLIFPDLNTGNNTYKAVQRSAGAIAVGPVLQGLRKPVNDLSRGALVQDIVNTVAITAIQAQISSEKATAQ; from the coding sequence GTGACCCGCAGCGTGTACGTCACCGGTATCGACCGCGGCGACGGCCGCCAGGTCGTCGAGCTGGGGATCATGGAGCTCCTGACCCGGCAGGTCGACCGGGTGGGCGTCTTCCGTCCCCTCGTCCACGACGGGCCCGACCGGTTGTTCGAGTTGCTGCGGGCCCGCTACCGGCTGGCGCAGGACCCCGCGACCGTCTACGGCATGGACTACCACGAGGCGTCCGCCCTCCAGGCCGAGCAGGGGGCCGACGAGCTGGTCTCGACCCTCGTCGACCGGTTCCACCGGGTCGCCCGCGACTACGACGTCGTCCTCGTCCTGGGAACCGACTACGCCGACACCCAGTTCCCCGACGAACTCGCCCTCAACGCACGCCTCGCCAACGAGTTCGGCGCGTCCGTGATCCCGGTCGTCGGCGGGCGCAAGCAGACCGCGGAGTCCGTGCTCGCCGAGACCCGCAACGCCTTCCGGGCGTACAAGGGCCTCGGGTGCGACATCCTCGCCATGATCGCCAACCGGGTCGACCGTGAGGACCGCGACGAGATCGCCTCCCACCTCGCCAACCGCCTCCCCGTCCCCTGTTACGTGCTGCCCGACGAGCCGGCCCTCTCCGCGCCGACCGTCGCGCAGATCAGCCACGCCCTGGGCGCGAAGGTGGTGCTGGGCGACGACTCGGGACTGGCCCGCGACGCCCTCGGCTTCGTCTTCGGCGGGGCCATGCTGCCGAACTTCCTGGCCGCCCTCACCCCGGGCGCCCTGGTCGTCACCCCGGGCGACCGGGCCGACCTGGTCATCGGCGCCCTGGCCGCGCACAGTGCCGGCACCCCGCCGATAGCCGGGGTGCTCCTCACCCTCAACGAGGTCCCGACGGACGAGATCCTCACGCTCGCCGCCCGCCTCGCCCCAGGCACCCCCGTCGTCTCGGTGCCCGGCAACAGCTTCCCCACCGCCGAGCAGCTGTTCTCCATGGAGGGCAAGCTGAACGCGGCCACCCCGCGCAAGGCCGAGACCGCGCTCGGCCTCTTCGAGCGGCACGTCGACACCGGCGAGCTGCTCAAGCGGGTCTCCGCGCCGAGCACCGACCGTGTCACCCCGATGATGTTCGAGCACAAGCTCCTCGAACAGGCCCGCTCCGACAAGCGCCGGGTCGTCCTCCCGGAGGGGTCGGAGGAGCGGGTCCTGCACGCGGCCGAAGTCCTGCTGCGTCGCGGCGTCTGCGACCTCACCCTCCTCGGGCCCGTCGACCAGATCCGCAAGAAGGCCGCCGACCTGGGCATCGACCTCGGCGACTGCCAGTTGATCGACCCGGCCACCAGTGAGCTGCGCGACTCCTTCGCGGAGAAGTACGCCGGGTTCCGCGCCCACAAGGGCGTCACGGTGGAGTTGGCGTACGACGTCGTCTCGGACGTGAACTACTTCGGCACGCTGATGGTCCAGGAGGGCCTCGCCGACGGCATGGTCTCGGGGTCCGTGCACTCCACGGCCGCCACCATCCGGCCCGCCTTCGAGATCATCAAGACCAAGCCGGACGCCGGCATCGTCTCGTCCGTGTTCTTCATGTGCCTCGCCGACAAGGTCCTCGTCTACGGCGACTGCGCCGTGAACCCCGACCCGAACGCCGAGCAGCTCGCCGACATCGCCATCCAGTCGGCGGCGACCGCCGCCCAGTTCGGCGTGGAGCCGCGGATCGCGATGCTGTCGTACTCCACCGGTACGTCCGGCTCGGGCGCCGACGTCGACAAGGTGCGGGAGGCGACGGAGCAGGTCCGTGCCCGACGCCCCGACCTGAAGATCGAGGGGCCGATCCAGTACGACGCGGCCGTGGAGCCCACCGTCGCCGCGACCAAGCTGCCGGGGTCCGAAGTCGCCGGGCAGGCCAGCGTGTTGATCTTCCCGGACCTCAACACCGGCAACAACACCTACAAGGCCGTGCAGCGTTCGGCCGGCGCGATCGCGGTCGGGCCGGTGCTCCAGGGGCTGCGCAAGCCCGTCAACGACCTGTCCCGGGGCGCCCTGGTCCAGGACATCGTCAACACCGTCGCCATCACGGCGATCCAGGCCCAGATCTCGAGTGAGAAGGCAACCGCCCAGTGA
- a CDS encoding ATP-dependent 6-phosphofructokinase encodes MRIGVLTAGGDCPGLNAVIRSVVHRAVDNYGDEVIGFEDGYAGLLDGRYRTLDLNAVSGILARGGTILGSSRLERDRLREACESASDMIHDFGIDALIPIGGEGTLTAARMLSDAGLPVVGVPKTIDNDISSTDRTFGFDTAVGVATEAMDRLKTTAESHQRVMVVEVMGRHAGWIALESGMAAGAHGICLPERPFDPADLVKMVEARFARGKKFAVICVAEGAHPADGSMDYTKGAIDRFGHERFQGIGTALAYELEKRLGKEARPVILGHVQRGGVPTAYDRVLATRFGWHAVEAAHRGQFGRMTALRGTDIVMVPLADAVTELKTVPKDRIVEAESVF; translated from the coding sequence ATGCGCATCGGAGTTCTCACCGCAGGCGGCGACTGCCCCGGCCTGAACGCAGTGATCCGGTCGGTCGTGCACCGCGCCGTCGACAACTACGGCGACGAGGTCATCGGCTTCGAGGACGGGTACGCGGGTCTCCTGGACGGCCGCTACCGCACCCTCGACCTCAACGCCGTGAGCGGCATCCTGGCCCGCGGCGGCACCATCCTCGGCTCCTCCCGCCTGGAGCGCGACCGGTTGCGCGAGGCCTGCGAGAGCGCCTCCGACATGATCCACGACTTCGGTATCGACGCGCTCATCCCGATCGGCGGCGAGGGCACGCTGACGGCGGCGCGGATGCTGTCGGACGCCGGGCTGCCGGTGGTCGGCGTCCCGAAGACGATCGACAACGACATCTCGTCCACGGACCGCACGTTCGGCTTCGACACGGCGGTCGGCGTCGCGACGGAGGCGATGGACCGGCTGAAGACGACGGCCGAGTCTCACCAGCGCGTGATGGTCGTCGAGGTCATGGGCCGCCACGCGGGCTGGATCGCGCTGGAGTCCGGGATGGCGGCCGGCGCGCACGGCATCTGCCTGCCGGAGCGTCCCTTCGACCCCGCTGACCTGGTGAAGATGGTCGAGGCGCGGTTCGCACGCGGCAAGAAGTTCGCGGTGATCTGCGTCGCGGAGGGCGCGCACCCGGCCGACGGCTCGATGGACTACACCAAGGGCGCGATCGACCGGTTCGGCCACGAGCGTTTCCAGGGCATCGGCACGGCTCTGGCGTACGAGCTGGAGAAGCGGCTCGGCAAGGAGGCCCGCCCGGTCATCCTCGGCCACGTCCAGCGCGGCGGCGTCCCGACGGCGTACGACCGCGTCCTCGCGACCCGGTTCGGCTGGCACGCGGTGGAGGCCGCGCACCGCGGCCAGTTCGGGCGGATGACGGCGCTGCGCGGGACGGACATCGTGATGGTGCCGCTGGCGGACGCGGTGACGGAGCTGAAGACGGTGCCGAAGGACCGGATCGTCGAGGCGGAGTCGGTTTTCTAG
- a CDS encoding XRE family transcriptional regulator — MTPAHVAHGLRASYALPHATPDLVNAWERGTLTPAHPELTALAGVLWCSPAELIGRPRTLREHRIARGFAPEDVARAVGHEFLAYTRMEESGQWRGTDRQSAALAELLDLSLPDLITVTGHEAGLADLLRIAVRTRWQAYVKPVGKIVPLDRRLLEDALQELHQAYQGQTVATPSRDGGSAAGEASDAGQDFLDRIVDNFWTSLESRTA; from the coding sequence ATGACCCCGGCTCATGTCGCCCACGGGCTGCGTGCCTCCTATGCCCTCCCGCACGCCACCCCCGACCTCGTGAACGCCTGGGAACGGGGGACGCTGACCCCCGCCCACCCCGAACTCACCGCCCTCGCAGGGGTGTTGTGGTGCTCGCCCGCCGAGCTGATCGGCAGGCCCCGCACCCTGCGTGAACACCGCATCGCCCGAGGATTCGCCCCGGAGGACGTCGCCCGGGCCGTGGGGCACGAGTTCTTGGCGTACACGCGGATGGAGGAGAGCGGGCAGTGGCGCGGCACGGACCGGCAGTCCGCCGCGCTCGCCGAGCTTCTCGACCTCTCGCTGCCCGACCTGATCACCGTCACCGGCCACGAGGCCGGGCTCGCCGACCTGCTGCGCATAGCCGTCCGCACGCGCTGGCAGGCGTACGTCAAACCGGTGGGCAAGATCGTGCCCCTGGACCGGCGGCTCCTGGAGGACGCCCTCCAGGAGTTGCACCAGGCGTACCAGGGGCAGACGGTCGCCACGCCGAGCCGGGACGGCGGCAGCGCGGCCGGGGAGGCGAGCGACGCCGGCCAGGACTTCCTCGACCGGATCGTCGACAACTTCTGGACGAGCCTGGAAAGCCGGACCGCCTAG